The Daucus carota subsp. sativus chromosome 7, DH1 v3.0, whole genome shotgun sequence genome window below encodes:
- the LOC108193533 gene encoding probable glycosyltransferase At5g03795 → MTKLCQVKIHKLLLIPVIIVALVVVFQVINFPYRNNILVVSKESNFSRAIELSSSPAVNEGVGSTRIVPNLDEDTMYKSEAIHLDTSDDEAMPHLSRAGEIMMKSERRDKSSTMRHVRNADNSSTNGNEMSLNTDNILKSDFTFPQDDDHHNSSPLSAEWDLSNHSLGTQHKSLKSVTLRNKAMVALHTSGRNHLNKAIPIENMTASWLQLSSAATSSNRVHWSSPRDRELQYARLQIKNAPEKRNLPDLQSSVFQNVSMFKRSYDLMEQTLKVYVYNEGDKPIFHDPKMRGIYASEGWFMSLMKKSKPFVVRDPRKAHLFYLPFSSKMLRISILEQNQSSQTGNIFLMNYINLIAKKYRFWNRTNGADHFLVACHDWAPKLTRNHMGNCIRALCNSNLGSGFKIGKDVSLPVTYIRTTRDPQRDIGGNPPLERPILAFFAGSMHGYLRPILLQYWNNREPDMIISGPMNRSIEGKGRYRKLMKNSKYCICARGYEVHTPRLIESIFYECVPVIISDNYVPPFLEVLKWETFSVFVLEKDIPNLRNILLSISEEKYLAMQQRVKMVQQHFLWHKQPVKYDLFHMILHSVWYNRIFQLKST, encoded by the exons ATGACAAAGCTATGTCAAGTTAAGATCCACAAGTTGCTTCTGATTCCTGTCATCATAGTAGCTCTAGTAGTTGTATTCCAGGTTATTAATTTTCCTTACAGAAATAACATCTTAGTTGTGTCGAAAGAAAGTAACTTTTCGCGTGCTATAGAATTAAGTAGCTCACCGGCAGTTAATGAGGGGGTGGGAAGTACTCGGATTGTCCCTAATTTGGATGAGGACACAATGTATAAGAGTGAAGCAATTCACTTGGACACATCTGATGATGAAGCTATGCCTCATTTGTCTCGAGCAGGAGAAATTATGATGAAATCTGAGAGGCGTGACAAGAGCTCAACAATGAGGCATGTCAGAAATGCAGACAACAGTTCTACTAATGGAAATGAGATGTCATTGAATACTGACAACATATTGAAATCAGATTTTACTTTTCCGCAAGATGATGACCACCACAATTCAAGCCCACTTTCAGCAGAATGGGACCTCAGCAACCATAGTCTTGGGACTCAACATAAGAGCTTAAAGTCTGTTACTTTGAGAAATAAAGCGATGGTAGCTTTGCACACTTCAGGAAGGAACCATTTGAACAAGGCAATACCAATAGAAAATATGACTGCATCTTGGCTACAGCTTTCTAGTGCTGCTACTAGTTCAAAT AGGGTGCATTGGTCATCTCCACGGGATCGAGAACTTCAATATGCAAGGTTACAGATTAAAAATGCTCCAGAGAAGAGAAACCTTCCTGACCTTCAGTCTTCTGTTTTCCAGAATGTTTCCATGTTCAAAAG GAGCTACGACTTGATGGAACAAACACTAAAGGTTTATGTATATAACGAAGGGGACAAACCAATATTTCATGATCCAAAAATGAGGGGAATATATGCTTCTGAAGGATGGTTCATGAGTCTGATGAAGAAAAGCAAACCATTCGTTGTGAGGGATCCCAGAAAAGCTCACCTCTTTTATCTACCTTTCAGTTCAAAAATGCTTAGGATATCTATTCTTGAGCAAAATCAAAGCAGTCAAACAGGGAATATATTCTTAATGAactatattaacttaattgcaAAAAAGTATCGTTTCTGGAACAGAACAAATGGAGCTGATCATTTCTTAGTCGCTTGTCATGATTGG GCCCCAAAGTTGACAAGAAATCATATGGGAAATTGTATTAGAGCTCTTTGCAATTCTAATCTAGGCAGTGGCTTCAAAATCGGGAAGGATGTCTCTCTACCAGTCACTTACATTCGTACAACACGAGATCCTCAAAGAGATATTGGAGGTAATCCTCCTCTAGAAAGACCTATTTTAGCCTTCTTTGCTGGTAGCATGCATGGCTACCTCCGCCCAATCCTTCTACAGTACTGGAACAATAGAGAACCTGACATGATAATTTCGGGACCTATGAATCGTAGTATTGAAGGTAAAGGTAGATACAGAAAACTCATGAAGAACAGCAAGTATTGCATATGCGCGAGGGGATATGAAGTCCATACTCCCCGACTAATTGAGTCCATATTCTACGAGTGTGTACCAGTTATCATATCAGATAACTATGTTCCCCCATTCTTGGAGGTTTTGAAGTGGGAAACTTTCTCCGTGTTTGTTTTGGAGAAAGACATTCCTAATTTGAGAAACATACTCCTCTCGATATCGGAGGAAAAGTATCTGGCGATGCAGCAGAGAGTGAAGATGGTACAACAACACTTCCTATGGCACAAGCAACCAGTGAAGTATGACTTGTTTCATATGATCCTTCACTCAGTCTGGTACAACAGAATATTTCAACTCAAATCGACGTGA
- the LOC108196667 gene encoding CRS2-associated factor 1, chloroplastic translates to MLLKTLFPFVFPFTSPNPQRPATEIRFARWNNANAEKYNAPKRSQKEIEDELRMTRRFESAENIIDDGENDKQNTKSIGTPSVPSRPSIPGRQSKYSKKVHPAFKAFPKFQKIPQGASASASAAAVSGIKIGENGVSYLVPDAPFEYRYSYTETPKDVKPLKLREAAIPPFGPDTMPRPWTGRKPLPPSKKSFEFDSFKLPPPHKKGVKPVQSPGPFLAGSGPKYVHSREDILGEPLTQEEITDLVNSCYKSSRQLNLGRDGFTHNMLENIHAHWKRRRVCKIKCKGVCTVDMDNVRKQLEEKTGGQIIYARGGVLFLFRGRNYNYKTRPRYPLMLWKPITPVYPRLVKRAPEGLTLEEASELRKKGRELIPIRKLGKNGVYCDLAKNVREAFEACELVRIDCQGLNPSDYRKIGAKLKDLVPCVLISFEHEHILMWRGRDWKSQFSEEEKFGKSEIESTSITSHPEGQVNTNLHCSIEIAGSNNVDISPSPFVGEVVDPDESKKLRVNMDEDLLSGISDDIPSCSGSTADGAETLTKTSGTIAICGGPEEIPSDANNVAPQTCNEVQDVCENRGLCKTDDMKMHWMEGVIMLRNKAIEGGSAVLLEKSCLDADIVYERAVTLAKSAPKGPAFEKRPRKASVKKDDASKVGGEVEAYASRAGAVEAVDAAEIMVIPEKGRSVNKSLTNQRKKSSREDFSNIVPRGSLRVDELAKLLA, encoded by the exons ATGTTACTGAAAACACTCTTCCCCTTCGTCTTCCCCTTCACGTCGCCGAATCCTCAACGTCCGGCGACCGAAATTCGATTCGCCCGGTGGAACAACGCCAACGCGGAGAAATACAATGCGCCGAAACGAAGTCAGAAAGAAATCGAAGACGAGCTCCGGATGACCAGACGCTTCGAATCCGCCGAAAACATAATCGACGACGGCGAAAACGACAAGCAAAACACGAAATCAATCGGCACTCCCTCCGTACCTTCACGCCCCTCGATTCCCGGCCGACAATCAAAATACTCGAAAAAAGTTCACCCCGCTTTCAAAGCATTTcctaaattccagaaaattccacAAGGAGCTTCAGCTTCAGCTTCAGCTGCTGCTGTTTCGGGTATCAAAATTGGGGAGAATGGAGTTTCTTATTTGGTTCCGGATGCTCCGTTTGAGTATCGGTATAGTTATACCGAAACTCCCAAGGATGTTAAGCCTTTGAAGCTCCGTGAAGCTGCAATTCCGCCTTTTGGACCCGATACTATGCCTAGACCGTGGACGGGTAGAAAGCCGTTGCCGCCTAGTAAAAAGAGTTTCGAGTTTGATTCTTTTAAGTTGCCGCCGCCACATAAAAAAGGCGTTAAGCCTGTACAGTCTCCTGGTCCTTTTTTGGCTGGCTCGGGTCCGAAGTATGTTCATTCTAGGGAAGATATTTTAGGGGAGCCCTTGACTCAGGAGGAGATTACTGACCTTGTTAATTCTTGTTATAAATCTTCCCGCCAGCTTAATTTGG GGAGAGACGGTTTTACGCATAACATGTTGGAAAATATTCATGCTCATTGGAAGCGGCGAAGGGTGTGCAAGATCAAGTGTAAAGGTGTGTGTACCGTGGACATGGATAATGTCCGTAAACAATTGGAG GAGAAAACAGGAGGACAGATTATATATGCTAGAGGGGGGGTTCTGTTCCTTTTCCGAGGTAGAAATTACAATTACAAGACTCGTCCTAGATATCCTCTTATGTTGTGGAAACCAATAACCCCTGTTTACCCGAGGTTGGTCAAGCGAGCTCCAGAGGGTCTAACACTAGAAGAAGCCAGTGAATTGCGCAAAAAGGGACGTGAACTTATACCTATACGCAAACTTG GAAAAAATGGTGTCTACTGTGACCTTGCGAAGAATGTCAGGGAAGCATTTGAAGCCTGTGAATTGGTCCGAATTGATTGTCAAGGGTTGAATCCCAGTGACTATCGGAAGATAGGGGCCAAACTCAAG GATCTCGTTCCATGTGTATTAATCTCATTTGAACATGAACACATACTAATGTGGAGAGGAAGGGATTGGAAGTCTCAGTTTTCCGAAGAAGAGAAATTTGGGAAGTCTGAAATTGAAAGTACGTCCATTACATCGCATCCAGAAGGTCAAGTTAATACGAATTTACATTGTTCAATTGAGATTGCAGGCAGCAACAATGTTGACATTAGTCCCTCTCCCTTTGTTGGTGAAGTTGTTGACCCTGACGAAAGCAAAAAATTGAGAGTGAATATGGATGAGGATCTATTATCTGGAATCAGTGATGATATTCCATCATGTTCTGGCTCCACTGCTGACGGTGCAGAAACTTTGACAAAAACCTCTGGAACAATAGCTATTTGTGGTGGGCCAGAAGAAATACCATCAGATGCTAACAATGTGGCTCCCCAAACTTGTAATGAGGTGCAAGATGTTTGTGAAAATCGTGGTCTTTGCAAGACAGATGATATGAAGATGCATTGGATGGAAGGAGTGATTATGCTTCGAAATAAGGCTATTGAGGGTGGTAGTGCAGTTCTTTTAGAGAAATCTTGTTTGGATGCTGATATTGTTTATGAGAGAGCTGTTACTCTTGCCAAATCTGCTCCCAAGGGGCCTGCTTTTGAAAAGCGACCCAGGAAGGCGTCTGTCAAAAAAGATGATGCAAGCAAAGTTGGGGGAGAGGTAGAAGCTTATGCTAGTAGGGCTGGAGCAGTAGAAGCAGTAGATGCAGCAGAAATTATGGTTATTCCGGAGAAAGGTAGAAGTGTGAACAAAAGTTTAACAAATC